Proteins co-encoded in one Sulfurimonas sp. HSL1-2 genomic window:
- a CDS encoding YeeE/YedE thiosulfate transporter family protein, whose product MTEGIVHMFDVVAAQGHGSVWTVLFIGFCFGAIILYSRLDKFEKMAGFMIFEDTLAPRMAMMTVALSGVGFYALVQGGFAEYQVKPTLLGGLLVGAVLFGMGLVILGKCPSAFFVSVSEGRVDALVGVIGGMVGGAVFTLTFPWIKHLMGPDLGAIRLSDVLGGYELMIVLVLSLTLFVVALLIPTVDYHDPADENPKR is encoded by the coding sequence ATGACGGAAGGTATCGTGCATATGTTCGACGTCGTGGCGGCGCAGGGGCACGGTTCCGTCTGGACGGTGCTCTTCATCGGCTTCTGTTTCGGGGCGATCATCCTCTACAGCCGGCTCGACAAGTTCGAGAAGATGGCGGGCTTTATGATCTTTGAAGACACCCTGGCACCCCGCATGGCGATGATGACGGTCGCGCTTTCCGGGGTCGGTTTTTATGCGCTCGTCCAGGGCGGCTTTGCGGAGTACCAGGTGAAACCGACCCTGCTGGGCGGGCTGCTGGTCGGCGCGGTGCTGTTCGGCATGGGGCTCGTGATCCTCGGTAAATGCCCCTCGGCCTTCTTCGTCTCCGTTTCCGAAGGGCGCGTCGATGCGCTGGTGGGCGTGATCGGCGGGATGGTCGGCGGCGCGGTATTCACCCTCACCTTTCCCTGGATCAAGCACCTCATGGGGCCGGACCTGGGAGCGATCCGGCTCAGCGATGTGCTGGGCGGCTATGAACTCATGATCGTGCTGGTGCTGAGCCTGACGCTCTTCGTCGTCGCCCTGCTGATCCCGACCGTCGACTACCACGACCCGGCCGATGAGAACCCAAAGCGTTAA
- a CDS encoding MarR family transcriptional regulator — translation MKRTKPYGPREDAVLRTHIELSRAYNKLRAKETATIAEHGITMAQFAILEALYHLGTLRVGQITELILSTPGNITVVIKNLESKGWIRVYPCETDRRIRMVEITEAGSGLIASLFPDHVRNLTAWYGAALETEELNTLSRLLRKLEKAQ, via the coding sequence ATGAAACGCACGAAACCGTACGGACCGCGCGAAGACGCCGTACTGCGGACGCATATCGAGCTGTCGCGCGCCTACAACAAGCTCCGCGCCAAGGAGACGGCAACCATTGCCGAGCACGGCATCACGATGGCGCAGTTCGCCATCCTCGAGGCCCTCTACCACCTCGGGACGCTGCGGGTCGGCCAGATCACCGAACTGATCCTCAGTACGCCGGGCAACATCACCGTCGTCATCAAGAACCTTGAAAGCAAGGGGTGGATCCGCGTCTACCCATGTGAAACGGACCGGCGCATCCGCATGGTGGAGATCACCGAAGCAGGGAGCGGCCTGATCGCCTCCCTCTTCCCGGACCATGTCCGCAACCTGACGGCGTGGTACGGTGCCGCGCTGGAGACCGAAGAGCTCAACACCCTGTCGCGCCTGCTGCGCAAACTGGAAAAGGCACAGTAA
- a CDS encoding DUF1566 domain-containing protein, with amino-acid sequence MIRVVSLLLMVSALAWAGWKRSGDTVIDTTAKLQWQDNAMAAKKDTVWKDARSYCANLELEGFRDWRLPTRAELQTLRRAAAAKKVGLKNTVSNAYWTSEIYRKMPINAWAVYWGNGHMFDTDRCDEAHVRCVRQR; translated from the coding sequence ATGATTCGAGTGGTTTCTCTGCTGCTCATGGTTTCCGCACTGGCCTGGGCCGGCTGGAAGCGCAGCGGTGACACGGTCATCGATACGACGGCCAAACTGCAGTGGCAGGACAATGCCATGGCGGCTAAGAAAGATACGGTCTGGAAAGATGCGCGCAGTTACTGCGCGAACCTGGAGCTTGAGGGGTTCCGCGACTGGCGCCTGCCGACACGGGCGGAACTGCAGACGCTGCGCAGGGCGGCGGCCGCGAAGAAGGTGGGACTCAAAAACACGGTCTCCAACGCCTACTGGACCTCGGAGATCTACCGCAAAATGCCCATCAATGCCTGGGCCGTCTACTGGGGCAACGGCCACATGTTCGATACGGACCGCTGCGACGAAGCGCATGTGCGCTGCGTCCGGCAGCGCTGA
- a CDS encoding CusA/CzcA family heavy metal efflux RND transporter has product MMDALLRFALSQRIIILLLAAAVAIYGVLSYGKLVIDAFPDVSSTQVKIIIKAPGMTPSEVEQQITIPVELEMQGIPHQTMVRSISKYALADITIDFEEGTDLYWARDRVYQRFTAAKNELPENIGGGIAPITTPLGEILMFTIESESLSLMEKRTLLDWTIRPALRSVPGVADVNALGGLVKSFIVKPDFARLSAYGIPVSQLMEVIERNNANYGAGRVEQGDEAIIVRVLGKQTGIESIRELVLAQREGSTVYVGDVADVSVGAVTRYGYVTKDGKGEAVEGLVLGLKGADASRTVAAVKTRLAELEKNLPEGTKLNVFYDRSDLVGKAVNTVQKALLEAVVLIIVILLLMLGDIISALTVALILPMAILSAFILMHLFGISANLMSLGGIAIAIGMIVDSAVVMVENIVAWLGHPKYAHEPRTRLIYLAAKEVSLPIVSGVVIIITIFSPLLMLQGLEGKLFSPVALSIVFSLASSILFALYLIPVIAGMSIKKAHDEPTWLVRKLENLYIPTLLRAFRFEKPIYALLVLLVPLSVYMFGSVGKTFMPTMDEGNIVIGVESDPAINIPAGIMLSTQIQQQLMAAVPEIKSIIARSGSDEIGLDPMGLNDTDTFLVLHPKSEWRTPDPDWLRAQMRTVLEGITGIEYGFTQPIEMRTSEMLTGARGDVVVKLFGDDLETLNTLGTKIADLLRATEGSEDVYMRQNEGVSYQQVVFDKKQLTKYGLNLDEAAQILAIAVMGAEAGKIYEGMKQFSILIRGDYAQNDLPLSSIYLTTPAGERIAFSNIAHIERTAGSVEIKHEGAQRFVSIQTNVSGTDLTTFVAAIAAQIEQEVSLPAGYRLEYGGEFKNQQRTMARLSIVVPIALAVIFMILFFTFRSLRQAAAVFAMIPLALTGGIAGLMASGHYLSVPASVGFIALLGIAVLNGVVMVSYFNELVKTMPLEDAVIEGAKRRLRPVLMTALIAAFGLVPMLYATGPGSEIQKPLAIVVITGLISSTLLTLIILPILYRRIEAKNELQYTV; this is encoded by the coding sequence ATGATGGACGCCTTGCTGCGTTTTGCGCTCTCGCAGCGCATCATCATCCTCCTGCTGGCCGCCGCCGTCGCCATCTACGGGGTGCTCTCCTACGGGAAACTCGTCATCGACGCCTTCCCCGACGTCTCCTCGACCCAGGTGAAGATCATCATCAAGGCCCCGGGCATGACCCCGAGCGAGGTGGAGCAGCAGATCACCATCCCCGTCGAGCTGGAGATGCAGGGCATCCCCCACCAGACGATGGTCCGCTCCATCTCGAAGTACGCCCTGGCCGACATCACGATCGACTTTGAAGAGGGCACCGACCTCTACTGGGCCCGCGACCGCGTCTACCAGCGTTTTACCGCTGCCAAGAACGAGCTGCCCGAGAACATCGGCGGGGGGATCGCCCCTATTACGACGCCGCTGGGCGAGATCCTGATGTTCACCATCGAATCGGAAAGCCTCAGCCTGATGGAGAAGCGCACCCTGCTTGACTGGACGATCCGTCCGGCCCTGCGCAGCGTCCCCGGCGTCGCCGACGTCAACGCCCTGGGCGGCCTGGTCAAAAGCTTCATCGTCAAGCCCGACTTCGCCCGCCTCTCCGCCTACGGCATCCCCGTCTCCCAGCTCATGGAGGTGATCGAACGCAACAACGCCAACTACGGCGCCGGGCGGGTCGAACAGGGCGACGAGGCGATCATCGTCCGGGTACTGGGGAAACAGACCGGCATCGAGAGCATCCGCGAACTTGTCCTCGCCCAGCGCGAGGGAAGTACCGTCTATGTCGGCGATGTCGCCGATGTCAGCGTCGGTGCCGTCACCCGCTACGGCTACGTCACCAAAGACGGCAAAGGCGAAGCGGTCGAGGGGCTGGTACTGGGCCTCAAAGGCGCCGACGCCTCCCGGACCGTTGCCGCCGTCAAAACGCGCCTGGCCGAACTGGAGAAGAACCTCCCCGAGGGCACAAAGCTGAACGTCTTCTATGACCGCAGCGACCTCGTCGGTAAAGCCGTCAACACGGTCCAGAAGGCGCTGTTGGAAGCCGTCGTGCTCATCATCGTCATTCTGCTGCTGATGCTCGGCGACATCATCTCCGCGCTCACCGTCGCGCTCATCCTGCCGATGGCAATTCTGAGCGCCTTCATCCTGATGCACCTCTTCGGCATCAGCGCCAACCTGATGAGCCTCGGGGGGATCGCCATCGCCATCGGGATGATCGTCGACTCCGCCGTCGTCATGGTCGAGAACATCGTCGCCTGGCTGGGGCACCCCAAATACGCGCACGAACCGCGTACGCGCCTCATCTACCTGGCAGCCAAGGAGGTGAGCCTCCCGATCGTCTCGGGCGTCGTCATCATCATTACGATCTTCTCGCCGCTGCTCATGCTGCAGGGGCTGGAGGGCAAACTCTTCTCCCCGGTGGCGCTGAGCATCGTCTTCTCCCTCGCCTCCTCCATTCTCTTCGCCCTCTACCTCATCCCCGTCATTGCCGGGATGAGCATCAAGAAGGCCCACGACGAACCGACCTGGCTGGTGCGCAAGCTCGAGAACCTCTACATCCCGACGCTCCTGCGCGCCTTCCGGTTCGAAAAGCCGATCTACGCCCTGCTGGTACTGCTTGTGCCGCTCTCCGTCTACATGTTCGGCAGCGTCGGCAAGACCTTCATGCCGACGATGGACGAAGGCAACATCGTTATCGGCGTCGAGTCCGACCCCGCCATCAACATCCCGGCGGGGATCATGCTCAGCACCCAGATCCAGCAGCAGCTCATGGCGGCGGTACCCGAGATCAAGTCCATCATCGCCCGCAGCGGCTCGGACGAGATCGGCCTCGACCCCATGGGGCTCAACGACACCGATACCTTCTTGGTGCTGCACCCCAAGTCCGAGTGGCGCACGCCCGACCCCGACTGGCTCCGGGCGCAGATGCGCACGGTGCTTGAAGGGATCACCGGGATCGAATACGGTTTCACCCAGCCCATCGAGATGCGCACCTCCGAGATGCTGACGGGTGCGCGCGGCGACGTCGTCGTCAAACTCTTCGGCGACGATCTTGAGACCCTCAATACCCTGGGGACAAAGATCGCCGACCTTCTGCGGGCGACCGAGGGGAGCGAAGACGTCTACATGCGCCAGAACGAAGGGGTGAGCTACCAGCAGGTCGTTTTCGACAAGAAACAGCTCACCAAGTACGGCCTCAACCTCGACGAGGCGGCGCAGATCCTCGCCATCGCCGTGATGGGTGCCGAGGCGGGCAAGATCTACGAGGGGATGAAGCAGTTCTCCATCCTGATCCGCGGCGACTACGCGCAAAACGACCTGCCGCTCTCGTCGATCTACCTCACGACCCCGGCGGGCGAGCGCATCGCCTTCTCCAACATCGCGCACATCGAGCGCACGGCAGGGAGCGTCGAGATCAAGCACGAGGGGGCCCAGCGCTTCGTCTCCATCCAGACCAATGTCAGCGGGACCGACCTCACCACCTTCGTGGCGGCGATCGCCGCGCAGATCGAACAGGAAGTCTCCCTCCCGGCAGGGTACCGGCTGGAGTACGGCGGGGAGTTCAAAAATCAGCAGCGTACCATGGCGCGCCTCTCCATCGTCGTGCCCATCGCCCTGGCCGTGATCTTTATGATCCTCTTCTTCACCTTCCGCTCCCTGCGGCAGGCCGCGGCCGTCTTTGCGATGATTCCGCTGGCGCTGACGGGCGGGATCGCCGGGCTGATGGCGAGCGGCCACTACCTCTCCGTCCCCGCCTCGGTCGGTTTCATCGCCCTGCTGGGGATCGCCGTGCTTAACGGGGTCGTCATGGTCAGCTACTTCAACGAACTGGTCAAAACGATGCCGCTGGAGGATGCAGTCATAGAGGGGGCGAAACGGCGCCTCCGCCCGGTCCTGATGACGGCGCTCATCGCCGCCTTCGGCCTGGTGCCGATGCTCTATGCCACCGGTCCCGGCTCGGAGATCCAGAAACCCCTCGCCATCGTCGTCATTACCGGGCTGATCAGCTCGACCCTGCTCACCCTGATCATCCTGCCGATCCTCTACCGGCGGATCGAAGCGAAGAACGAGTTACAATATACTGTGTGA
- a CDS encoding DsrE family protein — translation MKRFPALIALLGVMASAQEYKAVFDCSSSNPRYILSRFNLIEKTMQMIEAQGDTVRFAVTMHGGCAKVASESADYLVPEEEVLYVKKAQESLERLSKAKTVELVVCAIALEGNGIDREDVLPYLRISKNSYLDTIAYQNRGYALMPLK, via the coding sequence GTGAAACGGTTTCCGGCCCTCATCGCCCTGCTGGGGGTGATGGCATCGGCCCAGGAGTACAAGGCGGTCTTCGACTGCAGCTCCTCAAACCCGCGTTATATCCTTTCGCGTTTCAACCTCATTGAGAAGACCATGCAGATGATCGAGGCCCAGGGCGACACGGTCCGTTTCGCCGTGACGATGCACGGCGGCTGCGCCAAGGTAGCCTCGGAGAGCGCCGATTACCTCGTTCCCGAGGAGGAAGTGCTCTATGTCAAGAAGGCGCAGGAGAGTCTGGAGCGTCTCTCCAAAGCCAAGACGGTGGAACTGGTTGTCTGCGCCATCGCGCTGGAGGGCAACGGGATCGACCGCGAAGACGTGCTGCCATACCTGCGCATCTCAAAAAACAGCTACCTCGACACCATTGCGTACCAGAACAGGGGCTACGCCCTGATGCCGCTGAAGTAG
- a CDS encoding heme-binding domain-containing protein, whose protein sequence is MKTELLIGALALATAIQVIPFGHNHVNPPVVAEPAWDSPQTQALFNRACADCHSNETVWPWYSHIAPVSWLVVHDVEEGREHFNVSAWGVQKKNEGDDAAEEVEEDEMPPLVYLPTHPEARLTPEEKARLIAGLKATFGSEKHRH, encoded by the coding sequence ATGAAAACGGAACTGCTCATCGGTGCCCTGGCTTTGGCCACGGCCATCCAGGTCATCCCCTTCGGGCACAACCACGTTAATCCTCCGGTCGTTGCCGAACCGGCGTGGGACAGCCCGCAGACGCAGGCACTCTTCAATCGCGCCTGTGCCGACTGCCACTCAAACGAAACGGTCTGGCCGTGGTACAGCCATATCGCCCCCGTCTCCTGGCTTGTCGTCCACGACGTCGAGGAGGGGCGCGAGCATTTCAACGTCTCGGCCTGGGGCGTGCAGAAGAAGAACGAGGGCGATGACGCGGCCGAAGAGGTCGAAGAGGACGAGATGCCGCCGCTCGTCTACCTGCCGACCCACCCGGAAGCGCGGCTCACTCCGGAGGAGAAAGCACGGCTGATCGCCGGTCTGAAGGCGACGTTCGGCAGCGAAAAACACCGACACTGA
- a CDS encoding YeeE/YedE thiosulfate transporter family protein, translating to MPRTIPWWAGGILMSLLFFFTFSEWGAGRPIGASTGMAYLSEVLFGLDADSHEYTALIETSGAWEGVMLIGVFFGGLFMSLFVTKTFHISFIPTLWKARKNSSVPSRMVWSFIAGFLLVYGARLAGGCNAGHILSGGSQTAVSGLIFTVVALGTGMITGRFFYKRKGSCS from the coding sequence ATGCCTCGTACAATACCATGGTGGGCCGGCGGTATCCTGATGAGCCTGCTCTTCTTTTTTACCTTTTCCGAATGGGGAGCGGGGCGGCCGATCGGTGCCTCGACGGGCATGGCCTACCTCTCCGAGGTGCTGTTCGGCCTGGATGCCGACAGCCATGAATATACGGCCCTGATCGAGACGTCGGGCGCCTGGGAGGGGGTGATGCTGATCGGCGTCTTTTTCGGCGGCCTCTTCATGTCGCTCTTCGTGACGAAGACCTTTCACATCAGCTTTATCCCGACACTGTGGAAAGCGCGTAAGAACAGCTCGGTCCCTTCACGGATGGTCTGGAGCTTCATCGCCGGTTTCCTCCTCGTCTACGGGGCGCGGCTTGCCGGCGGCTGCAACGCGGGGCATATCCTCTCCGGAGGGAGCCAAACCGCCGTCAGCGGGTTGATCTTTACCGTCGTTGCCCTGGGTACCGGCATGATCACCGGCCGCTTCTTCTATAAACGCAAAGGGAGCTGTTCATGA
- a CDS encoding carboxymuconolactone decarboxylase family protein, translating into MAYIALPEFEEMSPAIQEKARPILEKTGNLGEIFKLLALDEKVYFATDMMVQKFLLEPTELSYGIKEAIALLISKENSCKMCVDVHKNIAKMLGLSEERITQILEGIDSITTDEKEKALLRFCVRASKKDNYKMQQEDIDALKALGYSDVQIIEAVAITGYFNYINTLSNVFGLGQ; encoded by the coding sequence ATGGCATACATAGCACTACCCGAATTCGAGGAGATGTCCCCGGCAATCCAGGAGAAGGCGCGCCCCATCCTGGAGAAGACAGGAAACCTCGGCGAGATTTTCAAACTGCTGGCGCTGGACGAGAAGGTCTATTTCGCCACCGACATGATGGTCCAGAAGTTCCTGTTGGAGCCGACGGAGCTCTCCTATGGCATCAAAGAGGCGATCGCCCTGCTGATCTCCAAGGAGAACAGCTGCAAGATGTGCGTCGACGTGCACAAGAACATCGCGAAGATGCTGGGACTGAGCGAGGAACGCATCACCCAGATCCTCGAGGGGATCGACAGCATCACCACCGACGAGAAAGAGAAGGCGCTGCTGCGCTTCTGCGTCCGCGCGTCGAAGAAAGACAACTACAAGATGCAGCAGGAGGATATCGACGCCCTCAAGGCACTGGGCTACAGCGACGTGCAGATCATCGAGGCCGTTGCCATCACCGGGTATTTCAACTACATCAATACCCTCTCCAACGTCTTCGGTCTGGGGCAGTGA
- a CDS encoding MerR family transcriptional regulator: MEYKISEVVAKTGVPKSTILYYIKEGLLPEARKLKPNVHRYNDEHVERLRYIRYMKEEVGSSIEQIKAALGNPNRSLSSSLSMIEPLMNTLSRVPAEAEHYTQSEFVEAFGLDADIVAQLIETGILLPTGEADFTHKDAAIVNLAAAFESVGVAPDILKAYAEHARGLAKLERQMQQSLCTARTDDNFSTLWKILFETLFTAKPYLFDRNTYKVFVSALKEELNADETRS; encoded by the coding sequence GTGGAGTATAAGATCTCGGAAGTCGTCGCCAAGACCGGAGTGCCAAAATCGACCATCCTCTACTACATCAAAGAGGGACTGCTGCCCGAGGCGCGGAAGCTCAAACCCAACGTCCACCGCTACAACGACGAACATGTGGAGCGGCTGCGTTACATCCGGTACATGAAAGAGGAGGTGGGGAGCAGTATCGAGCAGATCAAAGCGGCACTGGGGAACCCGAACCGTTCGCTTTCAAGCTCGCTCTCGATGATCGAACCGCTGATGAATACCCTCAGCCGCGTCCCCGCCGAGGCGGAGCACTATACGCAATCGGAATTTGTGGAGGCGTTCGGACTGGATGCCGACATCGTCGCGCAGCTGATAGAGACGGGGATCCTCCTGCCGACGGGGGAGGCGGACTTTACCCATAAAGACGCGGCCATCGTCAACCTGGCCGCTGCCTTCGAGAGCGTCGGGGTCGCCCCCGATATCCTCAAAGCCTACGCCGAACACGCCAGGGGGCTTGCCAAACTGGAGCGTCAAATGCAGCAGAGCCTCTGTACCGCCCGCACCGACGACAACTTCTCGACGCTGTGGAAGATCCTCTTCGAGACCCTCTTTACCGCCAAGCCCTACCTCTTCGACCGGAATACCTACAAGGTCTTCGTCTCCGCTCTCAAAGAGGAGCTGAACGCGGACGAGACGCGCTCATAG
- a CDS encoding DUF4405 domain-containing protein — MEEKFSLKKTVSLTLGLSFLVMSYTGIMLFMTPKGKIAFWTDWTLLGLTKTQYTDLHITSMFLFLAAGIWHIYYNWKPLVSYLKNHLHRLTPLKKEFLAALVLNLFFVGATMLHLPPMQSIVNLNTSIKDYWERQVGAPPFGHAEEATVASLAPQGGIDTPTAMKRLRNAGFHVKNGRQTLEQIAIENGVSAQKVYDAMLPQARVQQSVAPLSGMGRRSIASLADAGHIDLEKALAYLEAEGVDATPQSTMRDAAGQLGTTPYELFETLKALP; from the coding sequence ATGGAAGAAAAGTTCTCGCTCAAGAAAACGGTCTCGTTGACCCTGGGACTGTCGTTCCTGGTGATGAGCTACACGGGGATCATGCTCTTCATGACCCCCAAAGGCAAGATCGCCTTCTGGACCGACTGGACACTGCTGGGGCTCACCAAGACCCAGTACACCGACCTGCACATCACCTCGATGTTCCTCTTTCTCGCGGCAGGCATCTGGCACATCTACTACAACTGGAAACCGCTGGTGAGCTACCTCAAGAACCATCTGCACCGGCTCACACCGCTGAAAAAAGAGTTTCTCGCCGCGCTTGTGCTCAACCTCTTTTTCGTCGGCGCCACCATGCTGCACCTGCCGCCGATGCAGAGCATCGTGAACCTCAATACGTCCATCAAAGATTACTGGGAGCGGCAGGTGGGCGCCCCGCCGTTCGGCCATGCCGAGGAGGCAACCGTCGCCTCCCTCGCCCCCCAGGGCGGCATCGATACACCGACAGCAATGAAACGGCTGCGCAACGCCGGCTTCCATGTGAAAAACGGCCGGCAGACCCTGGAGCAGATCGCCATTGAGAACGGCGTCTCTGCCCAGAAGGTCTATGACGCCATGCTCCCGCAGGCCCGGGTGCAGCAGAGCGTGGCGCCGCTCAGCGGCATGGGACGCAGAAGCATCGCCTCCCTCGCCGACGCGGGGCACATCGACCTGGAGAAGGCGCTTGCCTATCTCGAAGCCGAAGGCGTCGACGCCACGCCGCAGAGCACCATGCGCGATGCCGCCGGCCAGCTCGGCACCACCCCCTACGAACTCTTCGAAACCCTTAAAGCCCTGCCGTAA
- a CDS encoding 4Fe-4S binding protein: MVEHITRSRNDLLGWPLVAALFKNKRVLFIVRTVAALLFVSAIWFGLRYPALAENPYTSAVFWSLFWPFFMIVSIVLIGPGFCGVCPHGVLGRFLSKFGTKKEAPEWMKHRGIGLGILIAAYWVPAYLFPGLLKTPWIAALLFAGLTLLALAVFSRYKNMAYCTYLCPIGSVTKSYGKLGMVRLQTYRDACDSCTTFDCAKACETGLQPYLFDKKNSMRDCTLCMDCAQSCEAVSLQLVKPSKGMFGEVNDRHNIHTYVYILLLAIITITMHFHHGLGHSPVKTQTPWYAAGQWLASFLPAGVDWVGFAALSMALVATGVLVFGGFAVAAALVKKPFKSFLHRNSYALAPMMIIGSLSHVGSFFFIHYASDLANAWFWLIGSAETMKPLASMRDGWVHLFSLFGYVGAIWSAVILYSRLGMYEVSAAKRLAAFAASGAMIWFYIGLLLLSMAVRSH; encoded by the coding sequence ATGGTCGAACATATTACGCGGAGCAGGAACGACCTGCTGGGCTGGCCGCTCGTGGCGGCACTGTTTAAAAACAAGCGCGTCCTTTTCATCGTACGGACGGTCGCGGCACTGCTTTTCGTCTCCGCGATCTGGTTCGGCCTGCGCTATCCGGCCCTGGCGGAGAACCCCTATACGTCTGCCGTTTTCTGGTCGCTCTTCTGGCCCTTTTTTATGATCGTCAGTATCGTGCTGATCGGTCCGGGTTTCTGCGGGGTCTGCCCCCACGGCGTGCTCGGCCGCTTTCTTTCAAAGTTCGGCACGAAAAAAGAGGCACCCGAGTGGATGAAGCACCGCGGTATCGGTCTGGGGATCCTGATCGCGGCGTACTGGGTACCGGCCTACCTCTTCCCGGGCCTGCTTAAGACTCCCTGGATCGCCGCACTGCTTTTTGCCGGGCTGACGCTGCTGGCGCTCGCCGTCTTTTCCCGCTACAAGAATATGGCCTACTGCACCTACCTCTGCCCGATCGGCAGCGTCACCAAAAGCTACGGCAAACTGGGGATGGTGCGCCTGCAGACCTACCGTGACGCCTGCGATTCGTGTACGACGTTTGACTGTGCGAAGGCCTGCGAGACGGGGCTGCAGCCCTACCTCTTCGATAAGAAGAACTCCATGCGTGACTGTACGCTCTGCATGGACTGCGCCCAATCCTGCGAGGCGGTGTCGCTGCAGCTGGTGAAACCCTCCAAGGGGATGTTCGGCGAGGTCAACGACCGCCACAATATCCACACCTATGTGTATATCCTGCTGCTGGCGATCATTACGATCACCATGCATTTCCACCACGGTCTGGGGCACTCGCCGGTGAAGACACAGACGCCGTGGTATGCGGCGGGGCAGTGGCTTGCATCGTTCCTGCCTGCCGGCGTGGACTGGGTCGGGTTCGCGGCGCTCAGTATGGCGCTGGTCGCCACCGGCGTGCTCGTCTTCGGCGGTTTTGCCGTTGCCGCTGCGCTGGTAAAGAAGCCCTTTAAGAGCTTCCTGCACCGCAACAGCTACGCCCTGGCCCCGATGATGATCATCGGGTCGCTCTCGCACGTAGGGTCGTTCTTCTTCATCCACTACGCTTCGGACCTCGCCAACGCCTGGTTCTGGCTGATCGGCAGCGCGGAGACAATGAAGCCGCTGGCCTCCATGCGCGACGGCTGGGTCCACCTCTTTTCGCTCTTCGGCTACGTCGGGGCCATCTGGAGCGCCGTCATCCTCTACAGCCGCCTGGGCATGTACGAGGTCTCTGCAGCCAAACGCCTGGCGGCTTTTGCCGCGTCGGGGGCGATGATCTGGTTCTATATCGGGTTGCTGCTGCTGTCGATGGCCGTCCGGTCACACTGA
- a CDS encoding pirin family protein → MSRMFVHRASERGVAEHGWLHSRFSFSFAEYYNPARMGFGALRVINDDVIEAGQGFGTHPHRNMEIVSIVTQGALKHRDSAGNAGVIRAGEIQYMSAGAGIYHSEFASETEKTALFQIWIYPSEEGGKPRYEQRDFNAFYHPNRWTLLVSGDGRENSIRIKQDAAIHVSDIEGGRTLALPAVAPGHARLLFVIEGEVTVEELRLGARDELQIMDDNVHDLTAVREAKVLLFNVPL, encoded by the coding sequence ATGTCAAGAATGTTTGTCCACCGCGCCTCGGAACGGGGCGTCGCCGAACACGGATGGCTGCACAGCCGCTTCAGTTTCTCGTTTGCCGAGTACTACAACCCCGCTCGGATGGGCTTCGGGGCCCTGCGGGTGATCAACGACGACGTCATCGAAGCCGGACAGGGGTTCGGTACCCACCCCCACCGCAACATGGAGATCGTCTCCATCGTCACGCAGGGCGCCCTGAAACACCGCGACTCCGCGGGGAACGCGGGCGTCATCCGCGCCGGGGAGATCCAGTACATGAGTGCGGGTGCGGGCATCTACCACTCCGAGTTCGCTTCCGAAACGGAGAAAACCGCCCTCTTCCAGATCTGGATATACCCCAGTGAAGAGGGGGGAAAGCCCCGGTACGAACAGCGCGATTTCAACGCCTTCTACCACCCCAACCGCTGGACGCTGCTCGTCAGCGGGGACGGCCGGGAGAACTCGATCCGGATCAAGCAGGACGCCGCCATCCACGTCAGCGACATCGAGGGGGGCCGGACCCTGGCGCTGCCTGCAGTCGCCCCGGGTCACGCCCGGCTGCTCTTTGTCATCGAGGGGGAGGTCACCGTGGAGGAACTGCGGCTCGGCGCCCGGGACGAACTGCAGATCATGGACGACAATGTCCATGATCTCACCGCCGTGCGCGAGGCGAAAGTGCTCCTTTTCAACGTGCCGCTGTGA